GAAATCGAAATACCCGCCTTGGTGGCGTTGCGATAACCCATGTCTTTCAAACGGTCGGCAAGAATGACCGTCGCCTTATTGCCGGCAAGCCGGTAACTGACGTCGATCAAGTTAGCCAATTCTTTTTTCTTCATCACCCGATTAACTTCTTTAAACGGAATGACTTCGGGAACCACATCGTAAAGCAGAACCCGGCCGACGGTGGTTTCAATGCGCTCGCCGTCGATGCGCACCGTCACCGGCGCCTGCAAGTCGACTTCGCCCTGATCGTAGGCGATGTTCACTTCGACGGGGCTGCTGAAAATCCGGCCGCTGCCTTTGGCATTGAGCCGATCTCGGGTCATGTAGTAAAGCCCCAAGACGATGTCTTGAGTCGGCACGATGATCGGCTTGCCGTTGGCGGGTGATAGAATGTTGTTGGTCGACATCATCAGCGCGCGCGCTTCCACCTGGGCCTCGACGGAGAGCGGCACATGAACGGCCATTTGATCGCCGTCGAAATCGGCGTTGTAGGCGGCGCAGACCAACGGATGAAGTTGAATCGCCTTACCTTCGATCAAAATCGGCTCGAAGGCTTGAATGCCGAGACGATGCAGAGTCGGCGCGCGGTTGAGCAGGATCGGATGTTCGCGGATCACTTCGTCGAGAATATCCCAAACTTCCGGCAGCTCGCGTTCGACCATCTTTTTGGCGCTTTTGATCGTCGTCACATGGCCGCGTTCTTCGAGCTTGTTGTAAATAAACGGCTTGAACAGCTCAATGGCCATCTTCTTCGGTAAACCGCATTGGTGCAGCCGTAGCTCGGGACCGACGACGATAACCGAACGGCCGGAATAATCGACACGCTTGCCGAGCAAGTTCTGGCGGAATCGGCCGGTCTTACCCTTGAGCATATCGCTCAAGGATTTTAACGGGCGGCGGTTTTGTCCGGTGATCGCCCGGCCGCGCCGGCCGTTGTCGAACAGCGCATCCACCGCTTCTTGAAGCATGCGCTTCTCGTTGCGGATGATCATGTCCGGCGCGCTCAACTCCATCAGCCGCTTGAGCCGGTTGTTACGGTTGATAACGCGGCGGTAAAGATCGTTCAAATCGGAAGTCGCAAAACGACCGCCGTCAAGCGGCACCAGCGGTCGGAGATCGGGTGGAATGACGGGAATGACTTCCAGAACCATCCACTCGGGGCGGTTACCGGAATTTCTAAAGGCGCTCAAAACTTTCAAGCGCTTGGCCATCTTTTTGCGGCGCACTTCCGAATTGGCATCGCGCAGATCTTGGCGCAGATCTTCGGAAAGTTTGACCACGTCGATCGCCTTGAGCAGTTTGCGCACCGCTTCGGCACCCATCTCGGCGATAAACTTGGGGCCGTACTCTTCCACCGCCTTGCGGTAGCGGGTTTCGGTCAACAGTTCTTTATAAGCTAACGGAGTTTCGCCGGGATCGATGACGATGTAGGACTCGAAATAGAGAACCTTTTCAATTTCCTTGAGCGACATGTCGAGCAAGGCACCGATACGGCTCGGCAGACTCTTGAGAAACCAAATATGCACCACCGGCGTAGCCAACTCGATGTGGCCCATGCGTTCGCGCCGGACTTTCGATTGAATGACTTCGACGCCGCACTTCTCGCAGACCACGCCGCGATGGCGCATGCGCTTGTACTTGCCGCAGTTACATTCGTAATCCTTGGTCGGGCCGAAAATCTTCGCGCAGAACAAACCGTCGCGCTCCGGCTTGAAGGTTCGGTAATTGATCGTCTCGGGTTTTTTGACTTCGCCGTGGGACCAAGAACGGATCTTGTCCGGCGAAGCGACCGACACTTTGATCGCGTTGAAAACAACGGGGTTCTTCGGTTTCTCGAATAAATTGAATAGATCTTCCATACTAAGGATCACCTCCGGTTAGAGCGCCACAGCCTCTCTGGGGTTACCTACTTCTCTTCGACGAGCTCGACGTCAAGACACAAACTTTGCAGTTCCTTGACCATCACGTTGAACGACTCAGGAAGCCCAGGTTCGAGCAAGTGTTCGCCTTTGACAATCGCCTCGTACATGCGCGTGCGGCCGACGACGTCATCCGACTTCACGGTGAGCATTTCTTGCAACGTATACGCCGCACCGTAGGCCTCAAGCGCCCAGACTTCCATCTCGCCCAAACGCTGGCCGCCGAACTGCGCCTTGCCCCCCAACGGTTGTTGGGTGACTAAAGAGTAGGGACCCGTGGAACGGGCGTGAATCTTATCGTCGACCAAATGATGCAGCTTCATGATGTACATGACGCCAACGGTAACTTTACCGTCGAAAGGTTCGCCGGTTCTGCCGTCATGGAGCGTCACCTGTCCGCTCGCCGGCAGACCCGCCTTGCGCAGCAAGTTGAAAATCTCTTCTTCCGCCGCGCCGTCGAAAACCGGCGACGCGAAGCGCACGCCGTCGCGGTACTTCTCGGCGAGTTTGAGAATCTCCGAATCCTTGGCGCCATCGATCAACTCGTTGGCTTCGCGGGTATTTAAATATTCTTTCAGCCGCCGCCGCAGGGCGTCGTTGTCGCCTTTTTGGCTGCGCATCATCTCGTCGATCTGACGACCGAGACTGAGTGCCGCCCAGCCCAGATGGGCTTCGAGAATTTGCCCGACGTTCATACGCGAGGGAACGCCGAGTGGGTTGAGCACCACGTCGACCGGCGTACCGTCATCCAAGTAAGGCATATCTTCTTCGGGCAAAATGCGCGAGATCACGCCCTTGTTGCCGTGACGGCCGGCCATCTTGTCGCCCACTTGCAGCTTGCGCTTGATGGCGACGAAGACTTTGACCATCTTGATCACACCGGGCGGCAGTTCGTCGCCGCCTTTGAGCTTTTCGATTTTGTCATCGAAGGCACGCTTGATCAGATTGACCTGCGTCGTGGTGCTTTCGATGATCCGGTTGAGTTCGTTCTCCACCGACTCGTTGTCGACGCGGATCTCGCTCCAGTAAGACATCGGCAACTGATCGATATCTTCTTCGGTCAACTCCTGGCCCTTGTTGAACAGCACCTTGCGGCTGTCGTCGCTGATGCGATTGGCCAAGCGCCGGCCGGCGAGCAATTTTTTCAGCCGCCTGAGCGCGCCCTCTTGGAGAATGCGCACTTCGTCATGCTGATCTTTTCTCAGCCGCGTGACTTCCTCATCCTCGATAGTCCGGCTACGGTCGTCCTTGCTCAAACCTTTGCGCGAGAAAATCCGCACGTTGATGACCGTGCCTTCGACACCCGGCGGCACGCGCAACGAAGTGTCGCGCACTTCGCCGGCTTTTTCGCCGAAGATCGCCCGCAGGAGTTTTTCTTCGGGCGACAGCTGGGTCTCGCCTTTAGGGGTAATCTTACCGACGAGAATGTGACCCGGCCGCACTTCCGCGCCGATGCGAATGATACCGCTTTCATCGAGATCGGTGAGCGCTTCGTCGCCGACGTTGGGAATGTCGCGGGTGATTTCCTCGGGCCCGAGCTTGGTGTCGCGCGACACGCACTCGAACTCTTCGATGTGAATCGAAGTGTAGATATCTTCTTTGACCACCCGCTCGTTGATCAAAATCGAGTCTTCAAAATTGTAACCGCCCCAAGGCATCAGCGCGACCACCACATTGCGGCCCAGGGCGAGCTCGCCCATCTCCGTCGACGGGCCGTCGGCGATGACATCGCCGGCTTTGACTTGGTCGCCAACGACGACGATCGGCCGTTGGTTGATGCAGGTGTTTTGATTCGAACGTTGGTATTTGACCAGATTGTAAATATCGACGCCGGTATCGCGCGGGCCGGAAGTCTTGTCCGCCTTGACGACGATGCGCGTGGAATCGACGCTTTCGATCACGCCATCGCGCCGCGCCACCACGGTGACGCCGGAGTCGCGTGCGACGACTTTCTCCATGCCGGTACCGACAAAGGGCGCCTCGGTGCGCAACAGCGGCACCGCTTGGCGCTGCATGTTGGAACCCATCAAGGCGCGGTTAGCGTCGTCGTTTTCGAGAAACGGAATCAGCGACGCCGCCACGCTCACCAATTGGTTCGGCGACACGTCCATGAAGTTGACTTCTTCGGGCCGCGCCATGATGAACTCGCCGCCTTTGCGCGAGGAAATCAGATCGATATCGAAATGGCCGCGGTTATCGATGGGGGCATTGGCCTGGGCGATCACGTGATCTTCTTCTTCGAGCGCCGACAGGTAACGAATACGGTCGGTGACCCGGCCATTTTCCACTTCGCGATAGGGCGTTTCGATGAAACCGAAATCGTTGACCCGAGCATAGGTCGTCAACGACGCGATCAAACCGATGTTCGGACCTTCCGGCGTTTCGATCGGGCAAACCCGGCCGTAATGGGTCGGATGCACGTCGCGCACTTCGAAGCCGGCGCGCTCGCGAGTCAAACCGCCGGGACCGAGGGCCGACAGGCGCCGCTTGTGGGTGATTTCCGACAGCGGATTGGTCTGATCCATGAACTGCGACAACTGACTGGAGCCGAAAAACTCTTTTAACGCTGCCGATACAGGTTTGTAGTTGATCAATTCCTGCGGCATCAAAGTTTCGATGTCTTGCAGGCTCATCTTTTCTTTGATCGCCCGCTCCATGCGCACCAGGCCGACGCGAAAATGATTCTCCACCAACTCGCCCACCGCGCGCACCCGGCGGTTGCCGAGATGGTCGATGTCATCCACCGAACCGTTGCCGTTCTTGAGTTCCATCAAGTAACGGACGACTTCGAGGATGTCTTCTTTGCGCAGCGTCCCCTGTTCCAGCGGCACGTTGAGCTTCAAGCGATGATTGAGCTTCAAGCGGCCGACCTTCGACAGATCGTAGCGGTCCGAGTTGAAAAATAAGTTATTAAAAAAGTTGGTTGAAGAATCCACCGTCGGCGGATCGCCCGGACGAAGGCGCCGGTAGATCTCCATAATCGCATCTTGGGGGGATTTGATGCGGTCCTGCAGCAACGTGTTGCGCAGATAGGGACCGATGCTGGAATCGTCGATGAACAGCACTTCGATCTGATGAATGCCTTTGTCGCGAATCAGATCGAGCTTCTCTTGGGTGATCTCGTGATTGCATTCGAGCAGCACGGTCTTTGTCCCGGGCTCGACGATGTCATGGGCGGCGACCCGGCCGAGGACATCTTCCAAAGCGATGGGCACATGTTTGAGCTTGGCCGTTTCCATCTGACGCAGCACCGGCCGAGTAAACTTCTTGCCTTCCTTGACGATGATGTCGTTGGACTTGGGATCGCGCACATCGGCGCTCACCTTGGCGCCGAACAAATGATTGGGATTGAACACCAGCGCCGGCTTGCGGCCGTCGAACACGATGGTGTCGGTCTTGTAATAATAATTGAGCAAGTCTTCCGGCGTCATGCCCAAAGCCCGCAGCAATACGGTGGCGTGAAATTTCCGGCGCCGATCGATGCGGACATAGATAATATCGCGGGGATCGAATTCTAGATCGACCCAGGAGCCGCGATAGGGAATGATCCGTGACGAATAGAGCAGCTTGCCGCTGGCGTGCGTCTTGCCCTTGTCGTGTTCGAAAAATACCCCCGGCGAACGGTGCAACTGGCTAACGATGACGCGCTCGGTGCCGTTGACCATGAACGTGCCGTTGACGGTCATCAGCGGAATCTCGCCAAAGTAAACTTCCTGCTCCTTGACGTTCTTGATGCTGCGCGAGCCGGTCTGCTGATCGACATCCCACAACACTAGTTGCACCGTGACTTTCAACGGCGCGGCGAAGGTCATGCCACGTTGATGGCATTCCTCGACGTCATACTTGGGCTCGCTCAAGGCGAAGCTGACGAATTCCAACGAAGCGGTCTCGTTAAAGTCCTTGATCGGGAAAACCGACTTGAACACTTCCTGCAGCCCCATGTTCTGCCGTTCCGTCGGCAGGGCATCTTTCTGCAAGAAGAGGTCGTAAGAGTTTTTTTGAATTTCAATCAAATAGGGAAGATCGATGATCTTTCGGATCCTCCCAAAACTACGGCGAAATCGTAAGTTATTGGCAACTTGAAATGCCATGCGTTCTCCTCTCCCGAACTAGCGGCCGACAATCCAACATTGAAAAATCAACGGGAAGCACCACTGCGAGAGACCTACTTGATTTCGACTTTCGCGCCCTGCTCTTCGAGCTTCTTCTTGATCGTTTCGGCTTCCGCTTTGGGTATCGCTTCTTTAACCGGCTTGGGCGCGCCATCGACAAGATCCTTGGCCTCTTTCAAACCGAGGCCGGTGAGCTCACGGACAACCTTAATGACCTGAATCTTCTTCTCGCCCACTTCGGTGAGAATGACGTTGAACTCAGTCTTTTCTTCCGCCGCTGCCGCCGCCGGTCCAGCCGCTGCTGCTGCCGCAACCGGTGCCGCCGCGCTAACGCCTAACTCTTCTTCGAGCTCTTTCACCAGAGCCGCCGCATCCATCAAGGTCATGTTCTTGATGAAATCTTTAACCTGTTCTTTTGATACGCCTTCCATAACTATCCCCCTTTAGATTGATACCGTGAATATGCTGGTTATTCGCCTTTAGTCTTGCGTAACGATTCGAGCAAACGCACCATCTGCGCGCCCGGTTCTTGAAGGGTGCGTAGCAATTGGATCGCCGGCGCATTGATGGTCGCCAACAAGCGCGCTTGAATCTCCGGCTTGCTCGGCATTTGCGACAGCGCCTTAACCCCGGCGCGATCCATGAACTGACCTTCGAACACACCGCCCTTGATTTGCAGCTTGTCGTTGTCGTCGGAAAACTTGATCAACGCTTTGGACAACATCACCGGATCTTCATAGGCGAAGGCCCAACCGTTGGGCCCTTGGAGCAGTTGCTCCAGGTTGCCGAAGGTGGTGCCTTCGAGGGCGCGCTCGGCCAAGGTGTTCTTGATGACTTGATACTCGCCCGAGGCTTCGCGGATTTCGCGCCGTAGCTTGGTCATCTGCGCTAACGTCAGACCACGATATTCGGTGACGATCGCCATCTTGGCCTTCTGCAAAACCCGATGAATCGCCGCGACCGTTTCGGCCTTTTCACTATGTCCGGCCCGAGCTGCTTGCGTTTCCGACATGCTATCTCCCAAACTTAAATCCGCTCTGCTACTAGTTTCAATTATTAATCGCTTACGCGGCCATGGCGCGAACCTGGGCCAAATCGATCTTGATGCCGGGACCCATGGTTGTAGCAACCGTCACGCCTTTGACATAGTTGCCCTTGGCCGATGCGGGCTTGGCGCGCAGGATCGTCATCAACACCGCCTTGGCGTTGTCGATCAATTGCTCCGCGCCAAAGGACGCCTTACCCACCGGCACATGAACGATGCCCGCCTTGTCGACTCGGAACTCCAACTTGCCGGCTTTGATTTCTCTAACCGCTTTGCCGATGTCCAGTGAGACTGTGCCGGTTTTCGGATTGGGCATCAGGCCGCGCGGTCCGAGAATTTTACCGATACGGCCCACCGCTGCCATCATGTCAGGCGTCGCCACCGCTTTATCGAAGTCGAACCAACCTTCGCTGATTTTCTTAATCAAATCGTCGCTGCCGACGAAATCGGCGCCCGCTTCTTGGGCCTCTTTTTCTTTATCGCCCTTGGCGAAAGCCAAGACGCGAACGGTTTTACCCATGCCGTGGGGCAAGCTGACGGTGCCACGGATGTTTTGATCCGCCTGACGTGGATCGACGCCCAAACGGATCGCCAATTCAACGGTCTCGTCGAACTTAGCCCTGGCGGTTTGCTTCACCAAGGCTAGGCTATCTTCCAACAGATAGCGCTGATTGCGGTCGATCTTTTCCAAAGCGGCGCGGT
The Deltaproteobacteria bacterium DNA segment above includes these coding regions:
- the rpoB gene encoding DNA-directed RNA polymerase subunit beta → MAFQVANNLRFRRSFGRIRKIIDLPYLIEIQKNSYDLFLQKDALPTERQNMGLQEVFKSVFPIKDFNETASLEFVSFALSEPKYDVEECHQRGMTFAAPLKVTVQLVLWDVDQQTGSRSIKNVKEQEVYFGEIPLMTVNGTFMVNGTERVIVSQLHRSPGVFFEHDKGKTHASGKLLYSSRIIPYRGSWVDLEFDPRDIIYVRIDRRRKFHATVLLRALGMTPEDLLNYYYKTDTIVFDGRKPALVFNPNHLFGAKVSADVRDPKSNDIIVKEGKKFTRPVLRQMETAKLKHVPIALEDVLGRVAAHDIVEPGTKTVLLECNHEITQEKLDLIRDKGIHQIEVLFIDDSSIGPYLRNTLLQDRIKSPQDAIMEIYRRLRPGDPPTVDSSTNFFNNLFFNSDRYDLSKVGRLKLNHRLKLNVPLEQGTLRKEDILEVVRYLMELKNGNGSVDDIDHLGNRRVRAVGELVENHFRVGLVRMERAIKEKMSLQDIETLMPQELINYKPVSAALKEFFGSSQLSQFMDQTNPLSEITHKRRLSALGPGGLTRERAGFEVRDVHPTHYGRVCPIETPEGPNIGLIASLTTYARVNDFGFIETPYREVENGRVTDRIRYLSALEEEDHVIAQANAPIDNRGHFDIDLISSRKGGEFIMARPEEVNFMDVSPNQLVSVAASLIPFLENDDANRALMGSNMQRQAVPLLRTEAPFVGTGMEKVVARDSGVTVVARRDGVIESVDSTRIVVKADKTSGPRDTGVDIYNLVKYQRSNQNTCINQRPIVVVGDQVKAGDVIADGPSTEMGELALGRNVVVALMPWGGYNFEDSILINERVVKEDIYTSIHIEEFECVSRDTKLGPEEITRDIPNVGDEALTDLDESGIIRIGAEVRPGHILVGKITPKGETQLSPEEKLLRAIFGEKAGEVRDTSLRVPPGVEGTVINVRIFSRKGLSKDDRSRTIEDEEVTRLRKDQHDEVRILQEGALRRLKKLLAGRRLANRISDDSRKVLFNKGQELTEEDIDQLPMSYWSEIRVDNESVENELNRIIESTTTQVNLIKRAFDDKIEKLKGGDELPPGVIKMVKVFVAIKRKLQVGDKMAGRHGNKGVISRILPEEDMPYLDDGTPVDVVLNPLGVPSRMNVGQILEAHLGWAALSLGRQIDEMMRSQKGDNDALRRRLKEYLNTREANELIDGAKDSEILKLAEKYRDGVRFASPVFDGAAEEEIFNLLRKAGLPASGQVTLHDGRTGEPFDGKVTVGVMYIMKLHHLVDDKIHARSTGPYSLVTQQPLGGKAQFGGQRLGEMEVWALEAYGAAYTLQEMLTVKSDDVVGRTRMYEAIVKGEHLLEPGLPESFNVMVKELQSLCLDVELVEEK
- a CDS encoding 50S ribosomal protein L7/L12; amino-acid sequence: MEGVSKEQVKDFIKNMTLMDAAALVKELEEELGVSAAAPVAAAAAAGPAAAAAEEKTEFNVILTEVGEKKIQVIKVVRELTGLGLKEAKDLVDGAPKPVKEAIPKAEAETIKKKLEEQGAKVEIK
- a CDS encoding 50S ribosomal protein L10, which gives rise to MSETQAARAGHSEKAETVAAIHRVLQKAKMAIVTEYRGLTLAQMTKLRREIREASGEYQVIKNTLAERALEGTTFGNLEQLLQGPNGWAFAYEDPVMLSKALIKFSDDNDKLQIKGGVFEGQFMDRAGVKALSQMPSKPEIQARLLATINAPAIQLLRTLQEPGAQMVRLLESLRKTKGE
- a CDS encoding 50S ribosomal protein L1, which translates into the protein MSGNGKTYRAALEKIDRNQRYLLEDSLALVKQTARAKFDETVELAIRLGVDPRQADQNIRGTVSLPHGMGKTVRVLAFAKGDKEKEAQEAGADFVGSDDLIKKISEGWFDFDKAVATPDMMAAVGRIGKILGPRGLMPNPKTGTVSLDIGKAVREIKAGKLEFRVDKAGIVHVPVGKASFGAEQLIDNAKAVLMTILRAKPASAKGNYVKGVTVATTMGPGIKIDLAQVRAMAA